AGGTGTTCTCAGAGCTTTCTCTAGGGTAGTGATCCTTGGTGGGTAATGCAAAGTCAAGACTTGCCTCTTGCTTCTCTACATTATGCTGTATGGGTTGGACAGCAGGTGGCTTCTTCCATGGGTCAGCGTCTGAGGGCCAAACACCTTCATCTAGCAGTGGTAATGTGTGCAGGCTTTTTGTGACCTCTGCATTCTGCATGCCATTTGCTTCCCTCTGGTGGCTTGTCCAGTTCTCATTTTTAAGGGCACCTGCTGCCTATATCCATGCTTTTCCCACtgtctccctctcacacacaatctGCTTCCCACCTCCACACTATTAACTACTTCCTGcccacctctctgtctcctcagGTTCTTGTGTCCTCCTGTTTCCTCCACCTCACCCTGTGCTCAGGTTATTGGTTTATTTTCCAGCCACCAGCTCCCTGtctctgcccctcacttccagtTAATTCCACCCCACCATTTCTACCAGTCTTCTAGCTTGTCTGCAGCTTCCTAGCACCTGTGTATTATGTCCTTTGCAGACACAGAGGTCTACAGTCACTCGGAGCTGGCAGTAAGAAGGGGACAGCAACAGTGACCTCTGACACTGAATGAGAACACTCAGTCCAtcgactctgactggcagcagtaccCACACTGACTCCTGGAATCTTCTGCCTACATACCATTTGTACTGCTACTAAGCCaagctccccacctcccaccccacacACTGTTGGTGTAAATCATAATACACAGAAACAGATTTCACCAAGGTAGGAAGAAAGCTGTAATGTACCTGTGGGAATATGGACTATTCGTACAGCGCTATCAGTTTTATTTACATGCTGACCACCAGCTCCACTGGCTCGTTTTGTTTCAATACGCAAGTCTTTAGGATTAATTGTCAAATTTATCTGCAATGTGAAAGAGACACACTCAACTTATGCTTTGTAAATGAACAGCAGATAATTCAATTTACAAATCATTCTTATTTAAAATGAGAAAGCAAGTTTTTCACTGATACCTGGGGCACCCACCACCCTTTAAAACACTCTTTGTATCACCTAGAgctccttggcagaaaggtgggttataaatgaaataatcaagtaataaaataaataattctgaGCATAGTAAGTATACATAAAAGAGCGTACTGTATCTGAAAGCAGAATATTTGAGCacctacttagaatcatagaattgtagtgttgaaaAGGGACCTTAGCGTCATCTAGTCCTGCAACTCTGCAACTGTATAACTGGATCATACCTCATCTGGTTGTGGTAAAATTGCTACAGTCATTGTGCTGGTGTGAATGCGTCCTTGCTTTTCTGTCTTAGGCACTCGCTGGACACGATGTACGCCCCCTTCAAACTTCATCTGTTTATACGTGTCGAGGCCTCCTATAACAGCAGATGCATGTCTCAAACCACCTTCAACAAAAATAGAAATGTACTGTAACTGTATAGTACAATCCATTTGGAAAAGTTTACTGAAGGATTTATATTGTGATGGATGATTTTTAGCTTACAACCAGAGTTCGTATTTTGTTCTTAATTTTTGCCCCGTTCCTATAAAGTTTATAAATAACCGGatatactaataacaaacttgtGTGTTATTGAGTTAAAGGGGGTACTGTATCACCATGCTAAGGAGAACCCTAAGGTTGGCAGAAGTAGAAAAAATCATCAGCATAAAGAACCTAAggcgcccacccacccaccccacttcacCCTCAAATAAAGCCAAACCAGTAAGGACTGAACATGAACAGCAGCCAAAGAATGCTGAGTGTCTGTTGGAGTAGTAAAGGCAGAAAACCAGCagaagaaagggaatggaacATCCTGAAAGAAGACAGAGCTGGCTGGAACACAAAACAGGAGCATTCCACACCGCAGTATTTTGTTGGGGGTCCCACTCATGTATATTGCTTTTAAACTGGTTAAGTTCAGACAGTCATCACTGATCTTATTAACCAGACATATGTTCATGCCCATGGTTTGCGCCTTTGCCTGCACATGCAGCCCCTTAACGCCACAACGATCAAACCAGGAAGTTTCCAATTAATCCAAGTTTTCTGCCTCCCAACACTCTTCCGGTCCATATCTTTGGTCCATTCCTTAGTGCAATCAGCTGTGGAAAGGCCTATCATAGCCATCCTATGAAAATTCTCATTAATTTATATAATATTCCTATAAACTAGGTGATTATTATAACCAACATATAACAGGGTGAGGaactggccctccagttgttgggtCTAACTGGATGTAATTGTTGGATGCAATTTCTTCAGCAGAGTATTCCAAGAGGGTTACTGAAGACAGCTTCACAGTGTGTTTTTATGCTACTTTTTTCCTATTACTTATGTGGTTGCCGTACACAAGAGTGCATGCATCTTTAAACACTAGATGCAGACTGGGCAAACCTCTACAAGATCAGGTTTCCTAGACATGTGTTTGCTGGATTTCAATGATACATAACCACTCATACTCCAACGCTCATATTTAGCAGCAGAAAAAATAAGATGTCCCCTGCAGCAATGTAATGTGTAGGGTGACACCAGTATATCCACTGGTTACTTACCTATGTCACTGGAAACATATTCCAGAACTTCAAAATTCCACTTTTTATGTAGCATACTGTTGATACATATCAAACATCTCTGCTGTGAACAGCATTGCTTCCTGCCCTCCAACTCCAGCAGTCACTTCCATGATGAGATCACTTCTATCTGTTTCTTCTGAAGGAATCAAAAGCAATACAATCTGTAACGAAAAAGGGATGCCTTTCTACCCAAATAAAACCTTCAGCCAACAGTATCCTATCACATACCTTACTGGAACACATGCAATAAGAACAATAATCaatatatacagttgtaccttggtacttgaacagaatgcgttccaggaatccgtttgactcccgaaacggttcgaaaaccaaggcgtggctttcgattggctgcaggagccagaAGGACAatcagcttccgaaaatcgttagaaaaccggaacactcacttctggttttctattgttcgggagccgaaacgtaccaGTTCCAGGCGTTCAGCAACCAATGTATGACTGTATATGAAAATAATATTGCATATTATATTCCACTCTGGAATTATTCTCATAATGAAaagcaatgttttaaataaaattaataaaaaaggaaGCAATGTACCTGATGTTTCAATTCTGCTATCTCTTCCTGACAGGAAAGAGCTTCTTTTTCCGCCAGCTTCCGCAAATCTTCATGTTCATCTAGAATACAGCTATTGTTAGCAAATAATGCCGATAACGATAAACTAAAATACCCGGCCCCTGTACAAGAATTTCAACGCACTAAATGCAGGTACTAATAGCGTTACATCACGGCGAGATGGGATGGTCCCTGCAGGAGAGAGCCAAGCCCGAGAAGACTCGCCTCTCTCCCTCTGGTGCAGGCCGGTAGCAAGTTGTGTGGCAGCCACCACTAAAGGCGGCTGCGGAGCCACAGAGCTGCGGCTTAGGGCAACGAGCGCCAAGCGGGCTCTGGCTACGGAGTCTGCCGAGGCGGCCTCACCTTCCTGAGCCAGGCGCTTCGTGTCGCGCAGCTCCTGCTCCTTCTCCCGCAGGAGGCGAATCCGCGCTGCCAAGTCCGGCCCGGAAGCCCCGCGAAGCAGccccggctgctgctgccgccactccaGGAAG
Above is a window of Lacerta agilis isolate rLacAgi1 chromosome 3, rLacAgi1.pri, whole genome shotgun sequence DNA encoding:
- the MTRF1L gene encoding LOW QUALITY PROTEIN: peptide chain release factor 1-like, mitochondrial (The sequence of the model RefSeq protein was modified relative to this genomic sequence to represent the inferred CDS: inserted 3 bases in 2 codons), with protein sequence MEVTAGVGGQEAMLFTAEMFDMYQQYATXKKWNFEVLEYVSSDIGGLRHASAVIGGLDTYKQMKFEGGVHRVQRVPKTEKQGRIHTSTMTVAILPQPDEINLTINPKDLRIETKRASGAGGQHVNKTDSAVRIVHIPTGVVSECQQQRSQXKNKEKAMQILRAKLYSIKLEEENRKTEIARKIQTGSRGRSEKIRTYNFPQDRVTDHRISRSVHDIERFMLGEELLDEMIKSLREYADYETVLEVISESDPTRLR